GCCGAAGCGCCATGAGTGCCCGATCCGAGCCCCTAGCGGCGCGCCTGCGCCCCCAGACGCTGGAGGAGTTTGCCGGGCAGCAGCACATCATCGGTCCGGGGCGGCTGCTGCGGCGGGCCATCGAGGCCGATCGACTGACCTCACTGATTTTCTACGGCCCGCCCGGAACGGGCAAAACCACCCTCGCCGAGGTCATTGCCCGCACCACGCAGGCGC
This genomic stretch from Cyanobacteria bacterium QS_8_64_29 harbors:
- a CDS encoding AAA family ATPase produces the protein MSARSEPLAARLRPQTLEEFAGQQHIIGPGRLLRRAIEADRLTSLIFYGPPGTGKTTLAEVIARTTQA